The following are encoded together in the Serratia nematodiphila DZ0503SBS1 genome:
- a CDS encoding DUF5375 family protein — translation MNTASCLPIEVRTAVFRRAVAQAYLDTCAFYRVSLGYTLDELQMTIALRLEGHFVRQYGVDDGMDMACTMLSDMVQPDVLVAAPRLTALGQKMMDELCCERLSAAQNATVH, via the coding sequence ATGAACACTGCATCCTGTTTACCGATTGAAGTCCGTACCGCCGTTTTCCGCCGCGCCGTGGCGCAAGCCTATCTGGATACCTGCGCCTTTTACCGGGTGAGCCTGGGGTACACGCTGGACGAGCTGCAGATGACGATTGCCCTGCGCCTGGAGGGACATTTTGTGCGGCAGTACGGCGTGGATGACGGCATGGACATGGCGTGCACCATGCTGAGCGACATGGTGCAGCCGGACGTTCTGGTGGCCGCACCGCGCTTGACCGCGCTGGGGCAAAAGATGATGGACGAGCTGTGCTGCGAGCGCCTGTCGGCGGCACAGAACGCCACCGTACACTGA